In a genomic window of Salvelinus fontinalis isolate EN_2023a chromosome 7, ASM2944872v1, whole genome shotgun sequence:
- the LOC129859697 gene encoding radixin-like isoform X2 encodes MPKPINVRVTTMDAELEFAIQPNTTGKQLFDQVVKTVGLREVWFFGLQYVDSKGYSTWLKLNKKVTAQDVKKENPLQFKFRAKFFPEDVSEELIQEITQRLFFLQVKEAILNDENYCPPETAVLLASYSVQAKYADYNKDSHKPGYLTNDRLLPQRVLEQHKLTKEQWEDRIQTWHEEHRGMLREDSMMEYLKIAQDLEMYGVNYFEIKNKKGTELWLGVDALGLNIYEHEDKLTPKIGFPWSEIRNISFNDKKFVIKPIDKKAPDFVFYAPRLRINKRVLALCMGNHELYMRRRKPDTIEVQQMKAQAREEKHHKQQERAQLENEKKKREHAEKEKERIEREKDELMERLRLIEDQTMRAQKELEEQTRRALELEQERKRAREEAERLEKERQAAEEAKAELARQAADQIKNQEQLAAELGEFTAKIALLEEAKRKKEEEATEWQQKAISAQDDLEKTKEELKTVMTISSTPAGGSTESEHEEQDENHAEDAAELSLEGVSALDLRSEEERVTEAQKNERLKKQLQVLSSELAEAIDDTMKTQNDMLHAENVKAGRDKYKTLRQIRLGNTKQRIDEFESM; translated from the exons ATTAATGTGCGGGTGACCACCATGGACGCAGAGCTGGAGTTTGCCATCCAGCCCAACACCACTGGCAAACAGCTCTTTGACCAG GTGGTGAAGACGGTGGGGCTTCGAGAGGTCTGGTTCTTCGGACTGCAGTACGTGGACAGCAAGGGTTACAGCACGTGGCTGAAGCTTAATAAAAAG GTGACAGCCCAGGATGTAAAGAAGGAGAACCCTCTGCAGTTTAAGTTCCGGGCCAAGTTCTTCCCTGAGGACGTGTCTGAGGAGCTGATCCAGGAGATCACACAGAGACTCTTCTTCCTGCAG GTGAAGGAGGCCATTTTGAACGATGAGAACTACTGTCCCCCGGAGACTGCCGTGCTGCTGGCATCCTACTCTGTCCAGGCCAAGTACGCCGACTACAACAAAGACAGCCACAAGCCTGGCTACCTCACCAACGACAGACTGCTGCCACAGAG AGTCCTGGAGCAGCACAAGCTCACCAAGGAGCAGTGGGAGGACCGGATACAGACCTGGCATGAGGAGCACCGAGGCATGCTCAG AGAGGACTCTATGATGGAGTACCTGAAGATAGCTCAGGACCTGGAGATGTACGGAGTCAACTACTTTGAGATCAAGAACAAGAAGGGGACAGAGCTGTGGCTGGGAGTGGACGCCCTGGGACTCAACATCTACGAACACGAAGACAA ACTGACACCAAAGATCGGCTTCCCTTGGAGCGAGATCCGAAACATCTCCTTCAACGACAAGAAGTTTGTCATCAAACCCATCGACAAGAAAGCTCCA GACTTTGTGTTCTACGCGCCACGGTTGCGGATCAACAAGCGTGTCCTGGCTCTGTGTATGGGGAACCACGAGCTGTACATGAGGAGGAGGAAGCCTGACACCATCGAGGTGCAGCAGATGAAGGCCCAGGCCAGAGAGGAGAAACACCACAAACAGCAGGAGAG AGCCCAGCTGGAGAACGAGAAGAAGAAACGAGAGCAcgcagagaaagagaaggagagaatagaGCGAGAGAAGGACGAGCTAATGGAGAGACTGAGGCTGATCGAGGACCAGACGATGAGGGCCCAGAAAG AGTTGGAGGAGCAGACACGCAGGGCCCTGGAGCTGgagcaggagaggaagagagccAGGGAGGAGGCGGAGAGgctggagaaggagagacaggcaGCGGAGGAGGCCAAGGCGGAGCTGGCCAGGCAGGCCGCTGACCAGATAAAGAACCAGGAACAACTGGCCGCTGAGCTGGGCGAGTTCACCGCCAAAATAGCCCTGCTGGAGGAAGCCAAGAGGAAAAAGGAAGAGGAGGCCACTGAATGGCAGCAGAAG gCCATCTCAGCCCAGGACGACCTGGAGAAGACCAAGGAAGAGCTGAAGACAGTGATGACGATCTCGTCGACGCCAGCGGGCGGCTCCACTGAGAGCGAGCACGAGGAGCAGGACGAGAACCACGCAGAGGACGCCGCCGAGCTCTCCCTGGAGGGCGTGAGCGCCCTGGACCTGCGCAGCGAGGAGGAGCGCGTCACCGAGGCCCAGAAGAACGAGCGCCTCAAAAAACAGCTGCAG GTGTTGAGCTCGGAGCTGGCTGAAGCCATAGACGATACCATGAAGACTCAGAATGACATGCTTCACGCGGAGAACGTGAAGGCCGGGAGAGACAAGTACAAGACCCTACGTCAGATCCGCCTGGGCAACACCAAGCAGCGCATCGACGAGTTTGAGTCCATGTGA
- the LOC129859697 gene encoding radixin-like isoform X1: MPKPINVRVTTMDAELEFAIQPNTTGKQLFDQVVKTVGLREVWFFGLQYVDSKGYSTWLKLNKKVTAQDVKKENPLQFKFRAKFFPEDVSEELIQEITQRLFFLQVKEAILNDENYCPPETAVLLASYSVQAKYADYNKDSHKPGYLTNDRLLPQRVLEQHKLTKEQWEDRIQTWHEEHRGMLREDSMMEYLKIAQDLEMYGVNYFEIKNKKGTELWLGVDALGLNIYEHEDKLTPKIGFPWSEIRNISFNDKKFVIKPIDKKAPDFVFYAPRLRINKRVLALCMGNHELYMRRRKPDTIEVQQMKAQAREEKHHKQQERAQLENEKKKREHAEKEKERIEREKDELMERLRLIEDQTMRAQKGLFSAPELEEQTRRALELEQERKRAREEAERLEKERQAAEEAKAELARQAADQIKNQEQLAAELGEFTAKIALLEEAKRKKEEEATEWQQKAISAQDDLEKTKEELKTVMTISSTPAGGSTESEHEEQDENHAEDAAELSLEGVSALDLRSEEERVTEAQKNERLKKQLQVLSSELAEAIDDTMKTQNDMLHAENVKAGRDKYKTLRQIRLGNTKQRIDEFESM; this comes from the exons ATTAATGTGCGGGTGACCACCATGGACGCAGAGCTGGAGTTTGCCATCCAGCCCAACACCACTGGCAAACAGCTCTTTGACCAG GTGGTGAAGACGGTGGGGCTTCGAGAGGTCTGGTTCTTCGGACTGCAGTACGTGGACAGCAAGGGTTACAGCACGTGGCTGAAGCTTAATAAAAAG GTGACAGCCCAGGATGTAAAGAAGGAGAACCCTCTGCAGTTTAAGTTCCGGGCCAAGTTCTTCCCTGAGGACGTGTCTGAGGAGCTGATCCAGGAGATCACACAGAGACTCTTCTTCCTGCAG GTGAAGGAGGCCATTTTGAACGATGAGAACTACTGTCCCCCGGAGACTGCCGTGCTGCTGGCATCCTACTCTGTCCAGGCCAAGTACGCCGACTACAACAAAGACAGCCACAAGCCTGGCTACCTCACCAACGACAGACTGCTGCCACAGAG AGTCCTGGAGCAGCACAAGCTCACCAAGGAGCAGTGGGAGGACCGGATACAGACCTGGCATGAGGAGCACCGAGGCATGCTCAG AGAGGACTCTATGATGGAGTACCTGAAGATAGCTCAGGACCTGGAGATGTACGGAGTCAACTACTTTGAGATCAAGAACAAGAAGGGGACAGAGCTGTGGCTGGGAGTGGACGCCCTGGGACTCAACATCTACGAACACGAAGACAA ACTGACACCAAAGATCGGCTTCCCTTGGAGCGAGATCCGAAACATCTCCTTCAACGACAAGAAGTTTGTCATCAAACCCATCGACAAGAAAGCTCCA GACTTTGTGTTCTACGCGCCACGGTTGCGGATCAACAAGCGTGTCCTGGCTCTGTGTATGGGGAACCACGAGCTGTACATGAGGAGGAGGAAGCCTGACACCATCGAGGTGCAGCAGATGAAGGCCCAGGCCAGAGAGGAGAAACACCACAAACAGCAGGAGAG AGCCCAGCTGGAGAACGAGAAGAAGAAACGAGAGCAcgcagagaaagagaaggagagaatagaGCGAGAGAAGGACGAGCTAATGGAGAGACTGAGGCTGATCGAGGACCAGACGATGAGGGCCCAGAAAG GACTGTTCTCAGCACCAG AGTTGGAGGAGCAGACACGCAGGGCCCTGGAGCTGgagcaggagaggaagagagccAGGGAGGAGGCGGAGAGgctggagaaggagagacaggcaGCGGAGGAGGCCAAGGCGGAGCTGGCCAGGCAGGCCGCTGACCAGATAAAGAACCAGGAACAACTGGCCGCTGAGCTGGGCGAGTTCACCGCCAAAATAGCCCTGCTGGAGGAAGCCAAGAGGAAAAAGGAAGAGGAGGCCACTGAATGGCAGCAGAAG gCCATCTCAGCCCAGGACGACCTGGAGAAGACCAAGGAAGAGCTGAAGACAGTGATGACGATCTCGTCGACGCCAGCGGGCGGCTCCACTGAGAGCGAGCACGAGGAGCAGGACGAGAACCACGCAGAGGACGCCGCCGAGCTCTCCCTGGAGGGCGTGAGCGCCCTGGACCTGCGCAGCGAGGAGGAGCGCGTCACCGAGGCCCAGAAGAACGAGCGCCTCAAAAAACAGCTGCAG GTGTTGAGCTCGGAGCTGGCTGAAGCCATAGACGATACCATGAAGACTCAGAATGACATGCTTCACGCGGAGAACGTGAAGGCCGGGAGAGACAAGTACAAGACCCTACGTCAGATCCGCCTGGGCAACACCAAGCAGCGCATCGACGAGTTTGAGTCCATGTGA